Proteins encoded together in one Papaver somniferum cultivar HN1 unplaced genomic scaffold, ASM357369v1 unplaced-scaffold_21, whole genome shotgun sequence window:
- the LOC113339803 gene encoding desiccation protectant protein Lea14 homolog produces the protein MAELTEQKNTVSDYIEKAKSVAKNLVENIENKVNALTKKPETDLETKEDNANSVTIIAKVSVNNPYNIDISIVKATYDFSYGDHGKKVNGILQDQGKLKAKTKNMIDVRVKVPHSNLTSPGNDHMADIDYRLGMNLTIEIPVIGLVIIPVSGKGKFARPRTTMSDFLIDQAGLQNEIVDEMKEDEVVKQEAANQKSVAFRP, from the exons ATGGCTGAGTTGACCGAGCAAAAAAACACTGTGtctgattatattgagaaagcCAAGAGCGTAGCTAAGAACCTTGTAGAGAATATAGAGAACAAGGTGAATGCACTTACAAAGAAACCAGAAACAGATCTAGAAACCAAAGAAGATAATGCAAATTCAGTGACCATCATTGCGAAGGTTTCAGTGAACAATCCATACAATATCGACATTTCCATTGTTAAGGCAACCTATGACTTCAGTTACGGTGATCATGG GAAAAAGGTGAATGGGATTTTGCAAGATCAAGGAAAGTTGAAGGCCAAAACGAAGAATATGATTGATGTACGAGTAAAAGTTCCACATAGTAATCTCACGAGCCCAGGAAATGATCATATGGCGGATATCGATTATAGACTAGGTATGAATCTTACTATTGAGATACCTGTGATTGGTCTGGTTATCATCCCAGTCTCCGGGAAAGGAAAGTTCGCACGTCCAAGGACGACTATGTCTGATTTCTTAATTGATCAAGCGGGATTACAAAATGAGATTGTTGATGAAATGAAGGAGGATGAAGTAGTCAAACAAGAAGCAGCTAACCAGAAAAGTGTAGCTTTCAGACCATGA
- the LOC113339245 gene encoding uncharacterized protein LOC113339245 — translation MADPRKISSAPSLSLSRRLSLKLTGGAKKKEVTTIETVPEEDASTNDQVGQQQLTLTPTEEPPKIIHINDFISVNIDDFVPEAGYQAMITQIAKDHWEKGKEVMDGYNKISDQKKMIEKIMLSRIDIQIYDKASTGQLKFMEDVVNTLESEDLKETHKNMGGTALHLAAIVGCTRIVKAISSKCSTLTGIPDKDGNIPLVVAAENLFKHKQKEMVEHLCDVTPKDCTELFTNVTAGGRLICNIINADHYDTACRLIKKFPQLAIAKDDSGSCALEVLAQRPFAFQSGSWLTPWQRIKYSAIKVDLATHEPRRTSPYVYNSPDADLEKGEEYSDLDLYLQQHQGFFTRRFHEALGLTYTYKEKLMHRQALELVKCICKELPKVLSSTKSLDDAVEYINRNVAIKDEKRLLKDFFENTSILSSAASSGAVEVLEECIQILPELVMLDMEKQSPLAVAIGQRTDRIFNLILDMTNDNKDKFATVRDKEGNTLLHLAAKLAPSTRLSEISGPALRMQRELQWFKEVEHFTPQKDRLITNKSGMTARALFTEEHEKLMKQGEEWMQRTAGSCMVVAALVTTVVFAAAFTIPGGNHSESNSEKNGTPIFLNNTSFLLFLAADAFGLFSSLTSVLAFLSILTSSYTEKDFLKSLPKKLILGLLSLFLSVVSMMIAFSAALSIVLGHRFSWFPLFITIITCVFLITYAVLQLPLFIEMVRATYWPTLFRSKGKLAKILRQTSGSVSLHKNKRQ, via the exons atggcTGATCCAAGAAAAATTTCATCTGCTCCTTCGTTATCGTTAAGTAGGAGACTTTCCCTGAAGTTGACAGGAGGTGCAAAAAAGAAGGAGGTTACTACCATTGAGACGGTACCTGAAGAAGACGCAAGTACTAATGATCAAGTGGGGCAGCAGCAACTCACTCTCACTCCTACTGAAGAGCCTCCTAAGATCATACACATCAATGATTTTATTTCTGTCAATATCGATGATTTCG TGCCGGAAGCAGGATACCAAGCGATGATAACACAAATAGCAAAAGATCATTGGGAGAAGGGGAAAGAAGTGATGGATGGATATAACAAGATATCTGATCAAAAGAAGATGATTGAAAAGATCATGTTAAGTAGAATCGATATACAAATATATGACAAGGCATCTACAGGTCAATTGAAATTCATGGAGGATGTTGTGAATACCTTGGAAAGTGAAGATCTCAAGGAAACTCATAAAAATATGGGTGGTACAGCGCTTCACCTTGCTGCCATTGTTGGATGTACAAGAATTGTCAAGGCAATATCAAGCAAGTGTTCCACTTTAACCGGAATACCCGATAAAGACGGAAACATCCCACTTGTGGTTGCGGCAGAAAATCTTTTCAAACATAAACAAAAGGAGATGGTGGAGCATCTTTGCGATGTCACTCCAAAAGATTGCACAGAACTCTTCACCAATGTTACTGCAGGCGGTCGACTAATCTGCAACATCATTAATGCTGATCACTACG ATACTGCCTGTCGCTTGATCAAGAAATTCCCACAGTTGGCTATCGCGAAAGATGACAGTGGTTCATGTGCATTAGAAGTGTTGGCTCAAAGGCCTTTCGCCTTTCAAAGTGGAAGTTGGCTAACACCCTGGCAACGCATCAAGTACTCTG CTATTAAGGTGGACTTGGCAACTCATGAGCCGCGCCGCACTTCTCCATATGTTTATAACTCCCCAGATGCTGACTTAGAAAAGGGTGAAGAGTACTCTGATTTGGACTTGTACTTGCAACAACATCAAG GATTTTTCACGAGGAGATTTCACGAAG CCCTCGGTCTCACTTACACCTATAAGGAAAAGTTAATGCATCGTCAAGCACTGGAGTTGGTTAAGTGCATATGTAAAGAGCTTCCAAAAGTATTATCATCGACGAAAAGTCTAGACGATGCAGTTGAATACATTAATAGAAATGTGGCGATTAAAGATGAAAAACGTCTTCTCAAGGATTTCTTTGAAAATACAAGCATATTGAGTTCTGCTGCCAGCTCCGGGGCTGTTGAAGTCTTGGAGGAATGTATTCAAATATTGCCGGAGTTAGTCATGCTTGATATGGAGAAGCAATCACCACTGGCAGTTGCAATTGGACAAAGAACTGATAGGATTTTTAACTTGATTCTTGATATGACTAATGACAATAAAGACAAGTTTGCAACTGTTAGAGACAAAGAAGGCAACACATTGTTGCATTTAGCTGCCAAGCTAGCACCATCAACACGACTAAGTGAAATATCTGGTCCAGCTCTCCGGATGCAACGAGAACTTCAGTGGTTTAAG GAGGTGGAACATTTCACTCCACAGAAAGATAGGCTAATTACAAACAAATCTGGGATGACTGCTCGAGCTTTATTCACAGAAGAACATGAGAAACTAATGAAGCAAGGAGAAGAATGGATGCAGAGAACAGCTGGGTCATGCATGGTGGTTGCTGCTCTCGTGACTACCGTAGTGTTTGCTGCCGCTTTTACTATACCTGGTGGAAACCATAGCGAGAGCAATAGCGAAAAAAATGGTACACCAATTTTTCTAAATAACACGTCATTCTTACTATTTCTAGCTGCAGATGCCTTTGGTCTCTTTTCTTCCCTCACATCAGTTCTTGCCTTTTTATCCATCTTAACGTCGAGTTATACCGAAAAAGATTTTCTCAAGTCATTGCCGAAGAAGTTGATACTTGGTCTCCTGAGTCTCTTCTTGTCTGTAGTTTCCATGATGATAGCTTTCAGTGCGGCACTTTCTATCGTTCTCGGACATAGATTTTCATGGTTTCCACTCTTTATTACAATCATCACTTGTGTTTTCCTGATCACCTATGCAGTTTTGCAGCTTCCATTATTTATCGAAATGGTTCGTGCTACTTATTGGCCTACCCTCTTTAGATCAAAGGGGAAATTAGCTAAGATCTTAAGACAGACTAGTGGGAGTGTATCCTTACATAAAAATAAGAGACAGTAA